ATATCCTACTCTCTGTGATATTTGAATTTGTGTATTCAATTCAAATAAAGAGCCTGCTGCAATTGATAAAAATTGAGCAAACTCCTTTTTAGAGTTTCTACCACTTCCTTCAGCGATATTGGATGGAATTGATACTGCACAACGTCTAATTTGACTTATTAAACCAAATTTTTCATCATCAGGGAAATTCTTCACTAAAGCATAGACCTCCTCAACTAGATCCATGGACTTTTTCCAAACTTGCAAATCCTGATATCGGTTCATCTTAGTACTCTAGACTTTGTACTTAGTACACAATTAGATTCCCAACATCAATCTCGCTGGATCTTCCAACAATTCTTTAATTCTCACTAAGAAGCTTACAGACTCGCGTCCGTCAATGATTCTGTGATCGTAAGAAAGTGCCAAGTACATGATCGGTCTGATTTCCACCTGACCATTGATCGCTACAGGTCTTTCTACGATGTTGTGCATACCCAAAATCGCTGACTGCGGTGCATTAATGATCGGAGTAGAAAGCATTGATCCGAAGATACCACCATTAGTTACAGTGAAGGTACCGCCTTGCATCTCGTCAATGCTCAACTTGTTGTCTCTAGCCTTCTTAGCCAATCTTACTACTTCACTTTCTACTTGATTAAACGAAAGTGATTCTGCATTTCTAATCACTGGCACAACCAAACCTTTCGGTGCAGATACGGCAATCGACACATCACAGAAGTCGTTATACACGATTTCGTTGCCGTCGATTTGCGCATTGACTGCTGGCCATTCCTGAAGTGCCTGACAAGCCGCTTTGATGAAAAAGGACATAAATCCTAATCCCACCTCATACTTGTC
The sequence above is drawn from the Reichenbachiella sp. genome and encodes:
- a CDS encoding four helix bundle protein, translating into MNRYQDLQVWKKSMDLVEEVYALVKNFPDDEKFGLISQIRRCAVSIPSNIAEGSGRNSKKEFAQFLSIAAGSLFELNTQIQISQRVGYIEIEKQEELASNIDEIHRMLFGLITSLK